A window of Mangifera indica cultivar Alphonso chromosome 11, CATAS_Mindica_2.1, whole genome shotgun sequence contains these coding sequences:
- the LOC123229386 gene encoding LOW QUALITY PROTEIN: probable glucuronosyltransferase Os01g0926400 (The sequence of the model RefSeq protein was modified relative to this genomic sequence to represent the inferred CDS: inserted 2 bases in 2 codons): MGSIHNKRIFTPYHHSPCTRTHQIGAILLVAATFVLTRLFDQTLSPCNYSSSLDRYHSSPQNLLRISDGGGSLSWPQRGYGSQMSLKIYIYDENEIDGLKLLLYGRDGAISADSCVKGQWGTQVKIHXLLLQSRFRTMKKEEADLFFVPAYVKCVRMMGGLNDKEINQTYVKVLRQMPYFRLSGGRDHIFIFPSGAGAHLFRSWARYINRSIILTPEGDRTDKXDTSAFNTWKDIIIPGNVDDGMTKRGPTLVQPLPLSKRKYLANYLGRAQGKAGRLRLIELANQYPDKLESPDLKFKGPEKLNRMEYFQHLHNAKFCLAPRGESSWTLRFYESFFVVLCPCYLSDEAEFPFQNVIDYSQISIKWPSTHIGPQLLDYLASIPDEDIERMIAHGRQIRCLWVYAPESEPCSAMQGILWELQRKVRQFHLSAETFWLHNGTIVNRDLVEFTNWKLPVPLP; encoded by the exons ATGGGAAGCATACACAACAAACGAATCTTCACTCCTTACCATCACAGTCCATGCACCCGCACGCACCAGATCGGCGCCATCCTTCTAGTAGCCGCCACTTTCGTTCTCACCAGACTCTTCGACCAAACACTTTCTCCTTGCAACTACTCCTCGTCACTCGATCGCTATCATTCATCACCTCAAAACCTCCTACGCATATCCGACGGCGGAGGATCTCTTTCCTGGCCTCAGAGAGGGTACGGCTCCCAAATGTCCCTGAAGATCTACATCTACGACGAGAACGAGATTGACGGCTTAAAACTTTTGTTGTACGGTCGTGATGGAGCCATCTCCGCTGATTCCTGCGTTAAAGGCCAGTGGGGAACTCAA GTTAAAATAC AGCTACTCCTACAATCGAGATTTAGAACGATGAAGAAAGAGGAAGCGGATTTATTCTTTGTGCCTGCGTATGTAAAGTGTGTTAGGATGATGGGAGGTCTTAACGATAAGGAGATTAACCAAACCTATGTCAAg GTCTTAAGGCAAATGCCATATTTTAGGCTTTCAGGCGGCCGTGACCACATATTCATCTTCCCAAG TGGTGCTGGAGCTCACTTATTTAGATCTTGGGCAAGATACATAAATCGCTCCATAATTCTTACTCCTGAG GGGGATCGAACTGATA GAGACACCAGTGCCTTTAATACATGGAAAGATATCATCATTCCTGGAAATGTTGATGATGGGATGACGAAACGTGGGCCTACCTTAGTCCAGCCTTTGCCTCTATCAAAAAGGAAGTATTTAGCCAATTATTTAGGTCGTGCACAGGGGAAAGCTGGTCGTCTTCGGTTGATTGAGCTTGCTAATCAATATCCAGATAAG TTGGAATCTCCAGATTTAAAGTTCAAAGGCCCAGAAAAACTCAACAGGATGGAATATTTTCAACACCTGCACAATGCCAAGTTCTGTCTTGCTCCACGTGGGGAGTCATCATGGACACTTAGGTTTTATGAGTCCTTTTTTGTGGTCT TGTGTCCCTGTTATTTATCAGATGAAGCAGAATTTCCTTTCCAGAATGTGATTGACTACAGCCAGATATCAATCAAATGGCCATCCACTCATATTGGTCCCCAACTTTTGGATTATCTAGCTTCTATACCAG ATGAAGATATCGAGCGGATGATAGCCCATGGTAGACAAATAAGGTGCTTATGGGTCTACGCTCCTGAATCAGAGCCATGTTCTGCAATGCAAGGAATATTGTGGGAACTTCAAAGGAAAGTGAGGCAATTTCACCTATCAGCTGAGACATTCTGGCTGCATAATGGAACTATAGTGAATAGAGACTTGGTTGAATTCACCAACTGGAAACTTCCTGTGCCATTGCCTTGA
- the LOC123229385 gene encoding psbP domain-containing protein 4, chloroplastic isoform X1, which translates to MGTTLFTSCSFSCSWRYYPQTERRLSRFKISVACSRGSELRKRRSVLVSGASLISSSILGFPGDGFAVVKQGLLAGRIPGLSEPDEQGWRTYRRPDDKSGGHGVGWSPIIPYVFSVPQEWEEVPVSIADLGGTEIDLRFASPKEGRLFVIVAPVLRFADNLGDKATIEKIGSPEKVIYAFGPEVIGENVEGKVLSVNVAEHSGRTYYQYELEPPHVLITATAAGNRLYMFSVTGSGLQWKRHYKDLKRIAESFRVV; encoded by the exons ATGGGAACAACTCTGTTCACAAGCTGTAGCTTTTCTTGTAGTTGGAGATATTATCCGCAGACTGAAAGGAGGCTGTCAAGGTTTAAAATTAGCGTTGCATGTTCAAGAGGAAGTGAATTGAGGAAGAGAAGATCAGTGTTAGTCTCTGGTGCTTCTTTGATTTCTTCTTCAATTCTGGGATTTCCAGGAGATGGATTCGCTGTTGTCAAACAAGGCCTTCTAGCAGGCAGGATACCCGGCTTGTCTGAGCCAGATGAACAAG GCTGGAGGACTTATCGCAGACCAGATGATAAATCTGGAGGCCATGGCGTTGGGTGGAGTCCAATCATTCCTTACGTATTTTCAGTGCCCCAAGAATGGGAAGAG GTTCCAGTATCAATCGCGGATTTAGGTGGCACAGAGATTGACTTGAGATTTGCCAGTCCAAAGGAAGGGCGCTTGTTTGTCATTGTGGCACCTGTTCTCAGATTTGCTGATA atcttggtgataaagctACGATTGAAAAGATTGGATCTCCAGAGAAAGTGATTTATGCATTTGGACCGGAAGTAATAGGGGAGAATGTAGAGGGGAAGGTTTTAAGCGTGAATGTGGCTGAACATTCAGGGCGAACATACTACCAATACGAGTTGGAGCCACCTCATGTGCTGATTACAGCAACAGCTGCTGGAAACCGCTTGTACATGTTCAGTGTAACTGGAAGTG GTCTTCAATGGAAGAGGCACTACAAGGATTTGAAGAGGATAGCGGAGTCATTTCGAGTTGTCTAG
- the LOC123229385 gene encoding psbP domain-containing protein 4, chloroplastic isoform X2 codes for MNKTGWRTYRRPDDKSGGHGVGWSPIIPYVFSVPQEWEEVPVSIADLGGTEIDLRFASPKEGRLFVIVAPVLRFADNLGDKATIEKIGSPEKVIYAFGPEVIGENVEGKVLSVNVAEHSGRTYYQYELEPPHVLITATAAGNRLYMFSVTGSGLQWKRHYKDLKRIAESFRVV; via the exons ATGAACAAG ACAGGCTGGAGGACTTATCGCAGACCAGATGATAAATCTGGAGGCCATGGCGTTGGGTGGAGTCCAATCATTCCTTACGTATTTTCAGTGCCCCAAGAATGGGAAGAG GTTCCAGTATCAATCGCGGATTTAGGTGGCACAGAGATTGACTTGAGATTTGCCAGTCCAAAGGAAGGGCGCTTGTTTGTCATTGTGGCACCTGTTCTCAGATTTGCTGATA atcttggtgataaagctACGATTGAAAAGATTGGATCTCCAGAGAAAGTGATTTATGCATTTGGACCGGAAGTAATAGGGGAGAATGTAGAGGGGAAGGTTTTAAGCGTGAATGTGGCTGAACATTCAGGGCGAACATACTACCAATACGAGTTGGAGCCACCTCATGTGCTGATTACAGCAACAGCTGCTGGAAACCGCTTGTACATGTTCAGTGTAACTGGAAGTG GTCTTCAATGGAAGAGGCACTACAAGGATTTGAAGAGGATAGCGGAGTCATTTCGAGTTGTCTAG
- the LOC123229384 gene encoding LOW QUALITY PROTEIN: pentatricopeptide repeat-containing protein At3g21470-like (The sequence of the model RefSeq protein was modified relative to this genomic sequence to represent the inferred CDS: inserted 1 base in 1 codon): MKITSMSQNPRVITSCPQQEIHQNHPNFLKQNSEYFPNQPSWSQLIRKHLSQNSPELVLGIYKQIRLKGAYILGVVPLISKACGSLLNLDYGKALHAESIKFGADFDVIIETSLIDMYAKCNDIFTSRQVFDYMPERNVVTWNAMIGGYSKHGHMNSASVLFNQMSSRTEVSWIEMIDGFARSGDTVKARYLFDRVPLELKNVVTWTVMVDGYTSKGEMEAARELFEEMPERNFYVWSSMISGYCKRGDVQEAKAMFDRIPVKNLVNWNSLISGYAQNGFCEEALEAFSKMQVERFEPDEVTFTSVLSACAQLGSLDAGREIHRMINHKRIKLNQFILNALVDMYAKCGDLTNARLIFEAMVHRNNACWNSMISGFAMHGKCKEALEFFTKMKCSNEKPDDITFLSVLSACAHGGLLXEGLEIFSRMEKYGLAARIQHYGCLVDLLGRAGRLREAYNLIKKMPMTPNNSVWGALLGACQVHVDKDMVEQVTEELARSNYNFNTGDDSHYVLLSNIYAASDRWERAETLRKIMKDKGLQKIPGRSSIMLRDTEQQISASS; this comes from the exons atgaaaataacaagTATGTCCCAAAACCCACGAGTAATAACAAGTTGCCCCCAACAAGAAATCCACCAAAACCATCCAAACTTTCTCAAGCAAAACTCAGAGTATTTCCCAAATCAGCCTAGTTGGTCTCAACTCATAAGGAAACACCTCTCTCAAAATTCACCTGAACTAGTTCTTggcatatataaacaaattcgCCTCAAAGGGGCCTACATTTTAGGTGTAGTTCCTTTAATTTCCAAGGCTTGTGGGTCTTTATTGAATCTTGATTACGGCAAAGCTTTGCACGCCGAGTCAATCAAATTTGGGGCTGATTTTGATGTGATTATTGAAACATCATTGATCGATATGTATGCGAAATGTAACGATATATTCACTTCACGTCAAGTGTTTGATTATATGCCTGAGAGAAATGTTGTTACATGGAATGCAATGATTGGTGGGTATTCGAAGCATGGACATATGAATTCTGCATCAGTCTTGTTTAATCAGATGTCTAGTAGGACAGAAGTGAGTTGGATTGAGATGATTGATGGGTTTGCAAGAAGTGGGGATACGGTTAAAGCTAGATACTTGTTTGATAGGGTTCCCCTTGAATTGAAGAATGTGGTGACTTGGACAGTGATGGTTGATGGGTACACAAGCAAGGGAGAGATGGAGGCAGCTAGGGAACTATTTGAAGAGATGCCAGAAAGGAATTTCTATGTGTGGTCATCGATGATTTCTGGGTATTGCAAGCGAGGTGATGTACAGGAGGCTAAGGCTATGTTTGATAGAATCCCGGTGAAGAATTTGGTGAATTGGAATTCACTGATTTCTGGGTATGCACAGAATGGCTTTTGTGAGGAAGCCCTGGAAGCTTTTAGCAAAATGCAAGTAGAGAGGTTTGAGCCAGATGAAGTTACTTTTACAAGTGTTTTATCAGCTTGTGCTCAATTAGGTTCTTTGGATGCTGGAAGAGAAATCCACAGAATGATTAATCATAAGAGAATAAAGCTTAATCAGTTCATATTGAATGCATTAGTTGATATGTATGCGAAGTGTGGGGATTTAACCAATGCTAGACTGATCTTCGAAGCAATGGTGCATAGGAACAATGCTTGTTGGAATTCTATGATCTCCGGTTTTGCCATGCATGGAAAGTGCAAAGAGGCTCTTGAGTTTTTCACAAAAATGAAGTGTTCAAATGAGAAACCTGATGATATCACATTTTTGTCGGTTCTCTCGGCTTGTGCCCATGGGGGTTTGT ATGAAGGCTTGGAAATCTTCTCCAGGATGGAGAAATATGGCTTGGCAGCACGCATACAACATTATGGGTGTTTGGTTGACCTTTTGGGACGTGCAGGAAGATTAAGAGAggcttataatttaattaaaaaaatgccgATGACACCAAACAATTCAGTCTGGGGGGCTCTACTTGGAGCTTGCCAGGTTCATGTGGATAAAGATATGGTAGAGCAGGTTACAGAAGAGTTAGCTCGATCAAATTACAACTTCAATACGGGTGATGATTCTCATTATGTGCTGCTATCAAACATATATGCGGCTTCTGATAGATGGGAGAGGGCTGAAACTTTGAGAAAAATCATGAAAGATAAAGGACTTCAAAAAATTCCAGGGCGCAGTTCAATTATGCTCAGGGACACTGAGCAACAGATTTCTGCGAGTAGTTAG
- the LOC123229383 gene encoding pentatricopeptide repeat-containing protein At1g08070, chloroplastic-like, producing the protein MEQKILKILQKCKTIKQVRQTHLQILIQNLQDSNFILPKLISLSSQLDTLKYAFKIFRNLQNPSTISYNTIIKCFIGKTFEDALLVYSQMKASMVTPNSYTFSFILKCFESFEALKCGIVVHSEIVKMGFCSSVFVQNNLLDFYGKCGRSSGLAWRVFEEMTERDVVSWNLMIGAYMEHGQIDCAMALFDFMPERSTVTWNSIISGLSKLGNMELARSFFERMPEKNEISWNSMISGYARMGDMEAAKCIFNQMQEKTIVSWTALISGYTMIGDLESANNFFNLMPLKNVVTWNAMISGYVNNHMFDLGLNVFHQMLTEGKCKPDHTTLISVLSACSHLGSLEHGKWIDSYIKIKKFQLSNPLANALIDMFAKCGDVESAKAVFDKMANRCIISWTTMISGLAINGQCREALNLFYRMQFDDIKPDHVIFISVLSACTHGGLVEEGKWVFKQMVEEYNIEPRIEHYGCMIDLLVRAGKLEEAVRFIESMHLKPNAVIWATLLGACKIHGSGEMLQSVGKKVLDQEPANPGYLMLVSNLSAAAGQWKEFSNFRVAMRQYGVEKVPGCSSIQIANRVHEFLAKDTRHVQRKEIYRALCSLNKHLHAECDIL; encoded by the coding sequence ATGGAacaaaaaattctcaaaatctTACAAAAATGCAAAACTATCAAGCAAGTGAGACAAACCCATCTTCagattttgattcaaaatctaCAAGACAGCAATTTTATACTGCCCAAGCTCATCAGTCTCTCCTCACAACTTGATACACTGAAGTACGCCTTCAAAATATTCCGAAACTTACAAAACCCCAGCACCATTTCATACAATACAATCATAAAATGCTTTATAGGGAAAACTTTCGAAGATGCATTGCTTGTTTACAGTCAAATGAAGGCATCAATGGTCACACCTAATAGCTATACTTTTAGTTTTATATTGAAATGCTTTGAGTCATTTGAGGCCTTGAAGTGTGGTATAGTAGTTCATAGTGAGATTGTGAAGATGGGGTTTTGTTCTAGTGTGTTTGTGCAGAATAATCTTTTGGATTTTTATGGAAAATGTGGCAGGAGTTCGGGTTTAGCTTGGAGGGTATTTGAAGAAATGACTGAAAGAGATGTCGTTTCTTGGAATTTGATGATTGGAGCGTATATGGAGCATGGGCAGATTGATTGTGCAATGGCGTTGTTTGATTTTATGCCTGAAAGGAGTACTGTCACTTGGAATTCTATAATTTCGGGGCTGTCTAAATTGGGGAATATGGAGCTGGCTCGTTCTTTTTTTGAGAGGATGccagagaaaaatgagatttctTGGAACTCCATGATTTCTGGGTATGCGAGAATGGGTGATATGGAGGCTGCAAAGTGCATTTTCAATCAGATGCAAGAGAAAACCATTGTTTCTTGGACAGCCTTGATATCAGGATACACCATGATTGGTGATCTTGAATCTgcaaataacttttttaatcTGATGCCGTTAAAAAATGTGGTTACATGGAATGCTATGATTTCTGGTTATGTTAATAACCACATGTTTGATCTAGGTCTTAAtgtatttcatcaaatgttAACCGAAGGCAAATGCAAGCCTGATCACACAACTTTGATTAGTGTGCTTTCTGCATGTTCTCATTTGGGTTCCCTGGAACATGGGAAGTGGATTGATTCctacattaaaataaaaaagtttcaattgTCAAATCCGTTAGCAAATGCTTTGATAGACATGTTTGCAAAGTGTGGTGATGTGGAAAGTGCAAAAGCAGTTTTTGACAAGATGGCTAACAGGTGTATAATCTCATGGACAACAATGATATCAGGCCTAGCCATTAATGGGCAGTGTAGGGAAGCTCTTAATCTGTTTTATAGGATGCAATTTGATGATATTAAACCAGATCATGTCATTTTCATTTCCGTTTTATCAGCTTGTACACATGGAGGATTAGTAGAAGAGGGAAAATGGGTATTCAAACAGATGGTAGAGGAGTACAACATTGAACCCCGAATTGAGCATTATGGTTGCATGATTGATCTTCTTGTTCGAGCAGGAAAGTTAGAAGAAGCAGTCAGGTTCATTGAAAGCATGCATCTGAAACCAAATGCTGTCATTTGGGCCACGCTGCTTGGTGCTTGTAAGATTCATGGAAGTGGGGAGATGTTACAGTCAGTGGGCAAAAAAGTTTTGGATCAGGAGCCTGCAAATCCTGGCTATTTAATGTTGGTCTCAAATTTGAGTGCAGCAGCTGGACAGTGGAAagagttttcaaacttcagagTGGCAATGAGACAATATGGGGTGGAAAAAGTTCCTGGCTGTAGCTCAATTCAAATTGCGAATAGGGTTCATGAGTTTCTAGCTAAAGACACCAGGCATGTGCAAAGAAAGGAAATTTATCGTGCTTTGTGCAGTTTGAATAAACACCTACATGCAGAATGTgatatattatga